Proteins co-encoded in one Corylus avellana chromosome ca9, CavTom2PMs-1.0 genomic window:
- the LOC132162466 gene encoding protein NRT1/ PTR FAMILY 5.5-like: MLKALSSSSSIAALSWAESLAWYAMCVMMTYLTNVWKLDLTQAAAIVNVFTGAANIMPIAMSVLADAYLGHYCMVLLANLAYSFGLSFLAMSTLAVVSDDTGNCRGYKPDCIGDTQKALFFTALVLIAVGKSGNLTSIKSFRDQQQMEIKEVERKMPWKLAGMLAVILLPIFGGIALPFIKPWSVRFGIPAICTIAATLLFMSGSSSYTHHQPQGSPLTTVSRVFVASASKIFCHLPQDANQLYEKHQPSEGLRFVPHTRSLRFLDKAAIIVPTQTVEHQQQSRWKLCRVTEVEETKIFIRMIPMWMTFTMWGVVSSIGETYFLEQANHMNRKVGKLKVPLTMLPIFYKIAKSTLAKLYVKVGEKFTEKGSGKYVAPVGNIAAMLFSVLCCITAAKMETMRLEVIKNHMLLDKPNQKIPMSMFWLLPQFLFLGALDGISGKSIPDFFTSQVPASMRPLMEIFTWLAFGAGTMGSVLSVYVVGKISEERGKPSWFQDTLNKSHLNNYYWVLTIWSSINLVLYILVAIRYPYQDPPRGRVDLNQVDELL, encoded by the exons atgcttAAGGCTctatcttcctcttcttccattGCAGCTCTGTCATGGGCCGAGTCACTTGCGTGGTACGCCATGTGCGTGATGATGACATACTTGACAAATGTCTGGAAGCTTGACCTCACCCAGGCTGCTGCAATTGTAAATGTGTTTACAGGTGCAGCCAACATAATGCCTATAGCCATGTCCGTTCTTGCAGATGCTTATCTGGGTCACTATTGCATGGTCTTGCTCGCCAATCTTGCTTACAGCTTT GGGTTGAGCTTCTTGGCTATGTCAACACTAGCAGTCGTTTCTGATGATACAGGCAACTGTAGAGGATACAAACCAGATTGCATTGGTGATACCCAAAAGGCTCTCTTCTTCACAGCATTAGTCCTCATAGCTGTTGGGAAATCAGGCAATCTGACATCTATAAAGTCTTTCCGGGACCAACAACAAATGGAAATCAAAGAGGTAGAAAGAAAAATGCCATGGAAATTGGCAGGCATGTTGGCTGTGATTCTTCTCCCAATATTTGGAGGTATTGCACTTCCATTTATAAAACCTTGGTCTGTCCGATTTGGAATACCAGCAATATGTACTATAGCGGCAACTCTTTTGTTCATGAGTGGCTCCTCTTCATACACACACCATCAGCCGCAAGGAAGTCCTCTTACAACCGTTTCAAGAGTCTTTGTAGCCTCTGCTTCCAAGATCTTTTGTCATCTCCCACAGGATGCAAATCAGCTTTATGAAAAACATCAACCAAGTGAAGGTCTTCGCTTTGTGCCTCACACCCGGAGCctcag GTTCCTTGACAAGGCTGCTATTATAGTCCCAACCCAAACCGTAGAGCATCAACAACAAAGTAGATGGAAACTTTGTAGAGTAACAGAAGTAGAGgaaacaaaaatctttatacGTATGATACCAATGTGGATGACCTTCACTATGTGGGGGGTCGTGAGTTCTATAGGAGAGACTTATTTTTTAGAGCAAGCAAACCATATGAATCGCAAGGTTGGAAAATTGAAGGTCCCTCTTACAATGCTACCAATCTTTTACAAAATTGCAAAATCAACGTTGGCCAAACTCTATGTTAAAGTGGGTGAGAAATTTACTGAAAAGGGATCAGGAAAATATGTAGCCCCAGTTGGAAACATAGCTGCAATGCTATTTTCTGTACTATGTTGTATCACAGCTGCAAAAATGGAGACCATGAGGTTAGAAGTGATTAAAAACCATATGTTACTTGACAAACCTAATCAAAAAATCCCAATGAGCATGTTCTGGCTCCTTCCACAGTTTCTCTTTCTTGGTGCCTTAGATGGAATCTCTGGTAAAAGCATTCCTGATTTCTTCACCAGTCAAGTTCCTGCCTCAATGAGGCCCTTAATGGAAATTTTTACCTGGCTTGCATTTGGAGCAGGAACTATGGGTAGCGTCCTCTCAGTTTATGTGGTGGGGAAGATCAGTGAAGAGAGAGGAAAACCAAGTTGGTTTCAGGACACACTGAATAAAAGTCATTTGAATAACTACTATTGGGTACTCACAATATGGAGTTCCATAAATCTTGTCTTGTACATCTTGGTGGCAATTCGGTACCCCTATCAAGACCCACCACGAGGTAGAGTCGATCTGAACCAAGTTGATGAGTTACTTTAa
- the LOC132191421 gene encoding uncharacterized protein LOC132191421 → MAQQAVQKNTLYVGGLAEEVNEAILHAAFIPFGDIKDVKTPLDQATQKHRSFGFVTFLEKEDASTAMDNMDGSELYGRVLTVNYALPERIKGGEQGWAAHPIWADADTWFERQQQEEEMQRIQAENRAAMEAAEELHRKKVAQEREGEKEDETEIKDDPMARAEAEVLK, encoded by the exons ATGGCGCAACAAGCAGTGCAGAAGAACACGCTGTACGTGGGAGGGCTGGCGGAGGAGGTGAACGAGGCAATACTCCACGCGGCGTTCATACCCTTCGGGGACATTAAGGACGTCAAGACGCCGCTGGACCAGGCCACCCAGAAGCACCGCTCCTTCGGCTTTGTCACCTTCCTCGAGAAAGAGGACGCCTCCACCGCCATGGACAACATGGATGGCTCCGAGCTCTACGGCCGCGTCCTCACCGTCAACTATGCCCTCCCCGAGCGCATCAAGGGTGGCGAGCAGGGCTGGGCCGCCCACCCCA tttGGGCGGATGCGGACACATGGTTTGAAAGGCAGCAGCAAGAAGAGGAAATGCAGCGTATTCAGGCAGAGAACCGGGCTGCAATGGAGGCTGCAGAGGAGTTGCATCGAAAGAAAGTGGCCCAAGAGCGAGAAGGGGAAAAGGAAGATGAAACAGAGATCAAGGATGATCCCATGGCAAGGGCTGAAGCAGAGGTTTTGAAATAG
- the LOC132191422 gene encoding uncharacterized protein LOC132191422, whose amino-acid sequence MAQQAVQKNTLYVGGLAEEVNEAILHAAFIPFGDIKDVKTPLDQATQKHRSFGFVTFLEKEDASTTMDNMDGSELYGRVLTVNYALPERIKGGEQGWAAHPIWADADTWFERQQQEEEMQRIQAENRAAMEAAEELHRKKVAQEREGEKEDETEIKDDPMARAEAEVLK is encoded by the exons ATGGCGCAACAAGCAGTGCAGAAGAACACGCTGTACGTGGGAGGGCTGGCGGAGGAGGTGAACGAGGCAATACTCCACGCGGCATTCATACCCTTTGGGGACATTAAGGACGTCAAGACGCCGCTGGACCAGGCCACCCAGAAGCACCGCTCCTTCGGCTTTGTCACCTTCCTCGAGAAAGAGGACGCCTCCACCACCATGGACAACATGGATGGCTCCGAGCTCTACGGCCGCGTCCTCACCGTCAACTATGCCCTCCCCGAGCGCATCAAGGGTGGCGAGCAGGGCTGGGCCGCCCACCCCA tttGGGCGGATGCGGACACATGGTTTGAAAGGCAGCAGCAAGAAGAGGAAATGCAGCGTATTCAGGCAGAGAACCGGGCTGCAATGGAGGCTGCAGAGGAGTTGCATCGAAAGAAAGTGGCCCAAGAGCGAGAAGGGGAAAAGGAAGATGAAACAGAGATCAAGGATGATCCCATGGCAAGGGCTGAAGCAGAGGTTTTGAAATAG